The sequence CTCCAGCAATCGTACTCAACAAACGAAGAGCCCACTGTTTTTGTGAAAATCTACCAAGCGTTGGAACACCCAGCTGAATATTACACTGCTCAATATCTTTATGCATAATAAGAACTCTAGGAGAGCATTGACTTACAACCAACGATTCAAAGGAATTCCTCTCTCCTCTACAAAAGCGATATTCTTGATTTTTCAGCCAGCTGAGAACTTCCTCGTGCGTAACACAACCAGCAACTGCCAAAACCGTATTGCAAGATGTATAGTGTTTATTAAAATAATTTTTAATATCCTCTACTGTAAATCTTAAAATGTTTTCTTCATTACCTAAAATAAGGTTTCCAAGTGAGTGATTCTTCCAAATTACAGAACTAAAAAGATCCTCTACATAAGAGCTTGGCTGATCCTCATAAGAGTGAATTTCTTCAATGATTACCTCTCGTTCTTTATCAACTTCTACAGGATCAAAAAGAGGCGCTGTATAAAAATCAATAAGCACATCCAAAGACTCAAAAAAGCTTGCTTGCAATGTTTTAAAGTAAAAACAAGAATTTTCTTCTGCTGTATATGCGTTAAAAAAACCCCCTCTTCCCTCAATAATTTCGCTAATGGCCTTAGAAGAATATTTTTTTGATCCCTTAAAAAGCAAATGCTCTATAAGGTGAGAAATTCCAACATCTTGCTTTTTTTCAAAACGCGATCCCACATAGGCAAACAAACCTGCAGAAACAGTGTAAAAATTGGGCATTTCTACAGTAACAAGTCTTAGACCGGAGGAAAGCGCACTCCATTTAATTTTTTCTTTAGGTATATCTACCAACTTTTTATAACCTCTTCAACAGTAGCATAAAAAAGCGTTTGCTTTTCTGTTTCCTGACTTTGATAAATAAATCCCATTGCATGCTTACCCTGAACATTTACATTGACATAAGCGCTTTCAAAACCAAGCGATTTAAGATGATCAACAGCACGAATAAGATCTGCCTTAAAGGCTTTTTCTTTGGCTATAACCACCATAAAAAGCGAGTCAATCTCTTGATGAAACCTAAGTAAATAACGATTACTTTCTGTAATTCCATCCTCCAACGCATCCAACAACAGCAAAAACAATTTTTTTAAATATAGCGGTTCTAACAAGCTACGCATTACAACAGGGGTAAGTGAGTAAAAGAAGTTTTCTAAAAGCAAGCCATGGTGCTTGCCAACGCCACCAAGAAGCTCTTTTAAAAACAAAAAGACCTCATTTTGTTTTGAAATCATCCCTCCGTTAAAATCTCGAATTTCTCCTAAAATGGATATGAGCTCTTCAACTACAGCTCTTCTAGCCTTATACAAATCAAGTGAATGATCTTCTCTTAAAAATCTTGCCTTATCAAGACGCACATGAAATACAGTAGCTTCTTTGGCATATTTTTTCCTTAAAAAGCCTACATTTTTAACTCTTTCAGGAAAATATTCTAAGAATGTCTTTTTATTTAAAAATAACTCTTGGATCGACTTGCTATCGCTCTTCAATATCCTCAGCAAAATAACTGTAAACGAAAGCCTTGTTGCTGTCTGCTCATCAAAAGATAAAATAACTTCTGGAATATCTCGAACATACTTTAGCTGCTGACTCAATGTTAGGATGTTACGCATAATCTCTTCTTCATTGCGAGGCATAAATATGGGATGTATTAATCTCTCGACACCCGCTTTTAAATCACTGGGAAGCCTTTTTGATAATTTTTTAATCTCTTCTGAAGAAAACTCTACACCATCTGTTTTCTCAATTTCAAAATAAAGTGTACGCACAGACTCATTTGGCGAATGGGACATAAAAAATGAACCTTCTACCGTTTTTACTTGGGGAATGATGTTTTGAACTCCTCGAATCAAATGCCTCTCTTCAAAAACTTCATGATTGCCCTTTAATGAAATGGCAACCAAAACTCCCAAAACCCGCTTAACTTGCGAAGACAAGTGCAATCGTACCCTCATAAATTTTAAGAGTAGATGTCGCTTTTCTTCTTGCCCTTTTATAGATTTATGCAGAGACTTACGAAACAAGTAGAGAAAACAAATCACTCGACTCATGTACTGGTATTCATGGACGGCCTTAAACTTGTCACTGCAATTGATTAAAAAGTGCTGCATCTCCGATAAAATATCCCAGTCTACATTTCCAGAGCGCCTTTTAATGAGGGATGCAATATTTTCATGAATTTTTGCGGTCTTTTCATCTGCTCCAAGCCCTTTAATCTCCATAATACGTCTTGCATGGTATACAGAAGCAACACCTAAGCGAAGTTCTGTTTCTATGATAGGCAAATGTTTTTGTAAGACTTCTAAATC comes from Chlamydiales bacterium and encodes:
- a CDS encoding pitrilysin family protein, translated to MVDIPKEKIKWSALSSGLRLVTVEMPNFYTVSAGLFAYVGSRFEKKQDVGISHLIEHLLFKGSKKYSSKAISEIIEGRGGFFNAYTAEENSCFYFKTLQASFFESLDVLIDFYTAPLFDPVEVDKEREVIIEEIHSYEDQPSSYVEDLFSSVIWKNHSLGNLILGNEENILRFTVEDIKNYFNKHYTSCNTVLAVAGCVTHEEVLSWLKNQEYRFCRGERNSFESLVVSQCSPRVLIMHKDIEQCNIQLGVPTLGRFSQKQWALRLLSTIAGENMSSRLFQEIREKRGLAYNISSSVDFYYDVGMFTLQVGVDVEKIEVCLQESLKVLQELATTTLLDDELKRAKLFSVGQALQDMESTLSYMLWVGEKLLNNEIDFSTAEFCKNIETVTGQDVQCVAKEIFCTERLSLALIGPYSASYGENSSLVSSLKFS